DNA sequence from the Malus domestica chromosome 11, GDT2T_hap1 genome:
GATCATATAGTTGCATCCAGCACTCAGCTTCACTCAATTGCTTAACCCGAAGGCTGAGAAGCCCCACCAAGTAATCCCCGCTAACTTTTCCATGAAACATCATGTAATTGGGTTCTAAAGTTAATAAAACACGAATATCTCTAAGAGCACTTTCATAATCTTCAAGTGCAATGAAGAACCAAGCCCGCAATTCAATGCAGTCAGGCTTTAACTTGAACCTAACAACTTTGTCAATCTCCAAAATAGCTGCTCTAATTTGCTTCTCCTCAAAATTTGCAACGGCTCTAtatttatatggaaatgaaagAGTGGGATCTAAATCAGTTGCAGTGCTCAAATCCAAAATCTTCTCTTTCCCGATATTGTAGAGGGCACGCTCTTGGTACATCCACCCCGCTGGTTTATACTCATTGATAATAGAGCTCATCAATTTATACGCCGAATACTGTTGCCCCTGTTTGTACTTCGTCCTTGCAACACCAGCCACTGAATAAACATGACCTGCCTCAGCCGCAGCCAGAAAGCGAAACTGGGCATCCTTATACTGTCTTCTTTCGAGCAGAACACAACCCAATTGATGCAACACAAGCGTCTTCTGCCAACACTGTGTTGCACATTCTTCCAACCTCTCTAATAACATTACAGTTGTGTTTGACACCATACTTTCCTCCATTGCCACATGGCTTAAAAAATAATACAATAAGAAACCATACCCTGCCATGGCCAATCTCTCCCTAACCTTGGAGCTACAAAGAAATTTCATCGCCTTTGGATTATGCAGAGAACTTGGGAGCTCTCTCAGCAGCACCTGCAAGCAGGCAGCTACAAGAAGATATGCCATCTCCTCCAAACCGTATTCAATAAGAACCAATGCATCATCGACATTATCAACCAGTGAAGCTAAATAAGCATCACAAGCAGACTTCATCTCCTCACAACAGAACCTATTCGCAAACGAAAGTAACTCAACAACAATCTCGGGACTAAACAAGTCTAACCTCCTAGTCCTACTATACACTTCCACAGCTCTCATTCCCTTTACAGACATCCCATTTTCCGAAAGATCAATCCTACCCTTTTTCGATTCTTTAAAACATCCATACAACATAGCCTCAAAAGGGCTAGAAAGTGACGCAATTTTACACCTTCTACAataaatttcttcatctcctaTACAAAATGAAACGTCACTTTCCTCCTCATCTAAACCCACACATTCACTGCCCTCAAAAAAAGGCACGTTAACAGCATTAGCAGCGTCTTCCCCACATTGACAATGACCAGAAACCAAATTCGGATCAACCCCACTTACCAACGCAACCTTAGGACACTCAAGAACTTGCCCACCACAATCCAAAGCTGCCATTCCCACAAGCTCATCCTCCCTCCTCTCGAACCTCAACCACGCCGAGAGCACAACCTTATCATGCACATCAGCAGCATTCTGTCGAGCAGATTGGAGACAACGGCGAAGCAGCTTGGGATCACCAAGCCCACCCAACAGAGAGTACTGCTGAACACACAACAATGACCTCTCAGAATGAGAGGAACACCCCTCCAACCGGTGATACAAGTCAGCCAAGTTTTCGACGAAATCAGATGGCTTAAGGTGGGGGTCTATGGAGGGCTCAAGGAGGTCAGTAGCTGGGACTCCATAGGGAAGCAGAAGAGCTTCAGCCACAGAGACTGAGCTCGACTTTTTGGGCTTTGAGTTCGACCCAAAAGACTTAATCAGATGGGAATTAAACTTAGCTCTCGAAACACCGCCATAAGATTTGCCATTGGAGGTTTCTATGGGATTTACAGCATGGACTTGTGTGCTTGTGAACCGGTCTAAAAGTTTCAGACCTCGCATATCTAAATGGCAATAAATCTTCTgcatctatatatatacatatatatatatatgaacaaaAACAAACAGTGAATAAGACTTGTAAAGTTCTGAGCTTTTGCACCAACAGAGGATAATATTTGAGTTTTGGGTTTTTACCtccggagagagagagtgagactcAAGAGAGAGGTGTGAAGCAAGCTATAGGCCAAGGTGGTGTTTGTTTCCCAAGAAAATAAATGGAGGAAAATGGTTTCTGCTTCTgggttttctcttttctttcatgGGTTGTACTCTTTTATGtgctttctctcctctttctctctctaaaggcTCTGTCTTTCTCGCACCGCTCTCGATGGGGTTTTTGGTTAACCGGAAAGTTTTTGTTGTTTAGGTGGCTAACTTCGAAGCAAAAGGAGTTTTTTTTCTGTATATCGGAGTCAGTTCAGCAGCACCCACCATTGTCAACCACTAGAATAGTGACATGTGGCTTTTCAAGCGGGAAAATTAGCCTTTCCCAAGTGATGAAGTAGGTCAACGGGTTAATTTTCTACCTTAGCTTATTGTAAGcttaattagtaattaattaattataaaatgtTGATTAAGGAGAAATTGAATTCTAAGTAAAGGTCATTTGGCATGGAGTGAGCTTGTAAACAAATGTGACTAAGAGAAGAAAAGTTGATGAGTCACATCACACCAAATGGATCCTTATAATAGACAATATTTATGAAGTGTATTCAATGGCATTTTGAATTATTGtaattcttttaataaatttagcAGAATTGTAAgttattttttgaaatttaaaatgtaTTTAATCAGAATTGTAAGTTATTATAAGGGAATTTGAGAGACTTCATAGTGCATTTTAAGCATTCACGAATCTCATCTATTTTCCTGATATTTCAagagaattgaatcaaaatggtgtattcaattgggattttgaggaATCTTACAAGATTCATAAATGAAAGCATTTTTACTCATCACCATAACTATAGTGTATGCTCAGCATATACCTAATCATTTGTCATGTGTCATTTCAACTAACTCTAATTAAGTTTCACATAAATATGTTacctttttcaattttgaaaaaaaaaataaccaagATTAAGTAAAATTATACGGCAGATGATTAGGTGGGTATTGAGCATACACCAAGATTTAGGGAGGGAGCATTTGCTCCCTTCATAAAGCCATGGATTTGATGAAGTTTAATTGACTTGTAGAGattttatgtaaaacaaattGATTCAATTCCGTCGAAATCTCAAAGAGAAGTGAGATTTGTAAATGTTCAAAATACATTACGAAATCTCTCTAATTCCCTTGAATTCCTCAaactttttaaaattctttaaaatcaattcttAATTAAATACACCTGAaatattataaacttatttaaAATGCTAATTGAATAACCTGAATttataaggattttaataaactgtcttaaaatcttgattgaatacactttaaatttcagataatcacttaaaatcctgattgaacaCCCCTAAATTTATTAAGAAATTTAAATCTCTCAAGATCTCAACTAAATACACCCTCCCTCCTTACTTGAAATCTCTACAAACCAATTAAACTCTATCAAAATTCATAGATTTATAAAATCTACtaaaatccctcaaaaccccaattgaatacaaccccttttattttccttatcAGCTTAAGGATAGGCAACTTCTTCTTTCCACTGCCATGTGAACTAAATTAGTCACCTTACATGTAACCAAAACATTAGTTACCTTACTAAACTTGATTACGTTAAGTACTATCGTTCTATCATAAGACGTTCTTTTCTTTTGATCAATTAGCCAGCTAGAATTattcaaattttgaacctcTTTTAATGTCGAGACATAAACTACACTAGACAAAGAAGTAGTTAATGCTGAAAAAAAAATCGTGTAAGTTGAGCTTTAATCTTGCGGTTGTTTCAATTAGTGGTTAAAATGTGTACATCACGGTCATGCATGGTCCAACCAATTGGTTTTTAATGACCATACATTAGGCACCACCCAATCAAATATCACAACTCTAGATTTTGCTAAGGAgctaattatcaattaattatcattataaataattaataaataatacaGGAAGCTCAAGACCAAATTAATAATGGGATTAGGAGATTAGATCTAAGAACTTTTGATAAAACTCATAATTTAAACTTAGGGTTACATCTATGTGGTCTTTCTCCTGCCACCACTAGCTAATATACCTTTAAATATTGAATTGCAAAAAATTATTGGGAGTTGTTGAGCATTTATGTCTACCACATCTCTACAACTTGCATGCTTATCTTGATCAAttgtccaaaaaaataaaaacaaagcaaaagagCACATTAGTAATAACATTACTATTATTTCAGATTGGCTTCTTGTCAAAATATTTTCTAAGATTAACATAAatcatcattttgatcattaacAATGAAAATCAATATAAGTGGTCCATGATTTTGTCTACCGTAAAACATTTTGGTATTTCCGTGATACATATGTCACTACTTTCGTTAAATTATCATGTGAACGACCACGTGACTACATTTTTAAGAGTATTTTTATCAAACTAACCGCTACACTTAATAagtatattgatagattttcgTGGTAGGACCAAAATGGTCTACGGTGTACAAACTCAAAGACTACttgtatcattttcattatcaaaaccaaaacaaaaagttaTGTTAATTTCATGATAATTTCTTCCATGCTATTgcatggacaaggattgtctgccctccttgttcccgtgccctcttgtttgtgtggtcacggttaaactacgtcaacattttatattactattcatttttgtcttattatctctataaaaaaacaatataaaatgttgacgtgacttaaccgtgaccacacaaaacaggagggcacgagaacaaggagggcagacaatccttgtccgtaCTGCATAACttaaaggacaaggattgtctaccctccttgttcccgtgcccttctgtgccctcctgttttgtgtggtcacgattaagccacgtcaacattttatattatttttttatagatataataagaccaaaatgaatagtaataaaaaatattgacgtggtttaatcgtaaccacacaaacaagaggACACGGAAGGGCATTGAAATAAGGAGGCCAAACAATTCTTGTACTAACTTAAAAAGTTCAAAAAGTGAATAATAATAGACCAATCAGATCACAAACAGTGTATGGAAAAGAGCCAAAAAACGATCACGTGCCTGTGAAGTTGGTCCAAAAGACCATGTGACTGTTCTGAAGCCCTTTGTTTCTCACTGGTTCTTTACAGAGCAGACTAAATCCTTTCATCGATACTATTTTTTGGTCTCTCTCATCACGTGATTAGAAAGAAAACGTTTTAACATAACTTGGTATCTCTCATCACGTGATCAGAAAAAAAGCGCTTTAGCACAAC
Encoded proteins:
- the LOC103447338 gene encoding ethylene-overproduction protein 1 — translated: MQKIYCHLDMRGLKLLDRFTSTQVHAVNPIETSNGKSYGGVSRAKFNSHLIKSFGSNSKPKKSSSVSVAEALLLPYGVPATDLLEPSIDPHLKPSDFVENLADLYHRLEGCSSHSERSLLCVQQYSLLGGLGDPKLLRRCLQSARQNAADVHDKVVLSAWLRFERREDELVGMAALDCGGQVLECPKVALVSGVDPNLVSGHCQCGEDAANAVNVPFFEGSECVGLDEEESDVSFCIGDEEIYCRRCKIASLSSPFEAMLYGCFKESKKGRIDLSENGMSVKGMRAVEVYSRTRRLDLFSPEIVVELLSFANRFCCEEMKSACDAYLASLVDNVDDALVLIEYGLEEMAYLLVAACLQVLLRELPSSLHNPKAMKFLCSSKVRERLAMAGYGFLLYYFLSHVAMEESMVSNTTVMLLERLEECATQCWQKTLVLHQLGCVLLERRQYKDAQFRFLAAAEAGHVYSVAGVARTKYKQGQQYSAYKLMSSIINEYKPAGWMYQERALYNIGKEKILDLSTATDLDPTLSFPYKYRAVANFEEKQIRAAILEIDKVVRFKLKPDCIELRAWFFIALEDYESALRDIRVLLTLEPNYMMFHGKVSGDYLVGLLSLRVKQLSEAECWMQLYDQWSSVDDIGSLAIIHQMLGHNPRKSLLQFRQSLLLLRLNCQKAAMRSLRLARNNSGSEHERLVYEGWILYDTGNREEALAKAEKSIHIQRSFEAFFLKAYALADASLDSEASSHVVQLLEEALRCPSDGLRKGQALNNLGSIYVDCGKLDKAADCYKSALDIKHTRAHQGLARVYHLKNQRKAAYDEITMLIEKAQSNASAYEKRSEYSDPEMAKNDLNMASQLDPFRTYPYRYRAAVLMDEQRETEAIEELTRAISFKPDLQMLHLRAAFYESIGDLSSALRDCQAALCMDPNHTDTIDLYNRARD